From Microbacterium pseudoresistens, the proteins below share one genomic window:
- a CDS encoding efflux RND transporter permease subunit — MSTLLSSLGRWSFRHPWRVLVSWLLVLGVAGGGALVLGSGTDNSFSIPGTESQAGLEQLERTFPQVSGTSAQFIVVAAAGSEVTDDAYREPIEKAVEQLADLDGVLAATSPFDENISGMVSDDDTAAIARLQFDGQSTDVSDETKDALRAVVTDLQDALPAGADAELGGDLFAMSIPGVTLTEAVGLVIALLVLIVTFRSFVVAGLPLLTAVLGVGISIAGIFAATAFASVSSTTPLLALMLGLAVGIDYALFIMARHQDQVRAGTDPEESASRATGTAGSAVVFAGITVLIALIGLGFAGIPFLTTMGIAAAVAVAIAVFIAVTLTPALLGLLKGRIVGRPRRARAPRKGAADAGEDAEPAPRRTFSQRWVGGVTRHPVLVTIAVVLGLGVMAVPATSLDLALPNAGVLPKGSEARTTYDLTSEHFGPGSNGPLILTGTIVTSTDPLGLMEDLEDAVEKIDGVAEVALATPNETADTGIVQVIPTTAPDDPATADLVRELRAHHDEWLDEFGIDLKVTGFTAVAIDISDQLGAALLPFGVFVIGLSLVLLTIVFRSIWVPITAALGYLLSIVAAFGVVGAVFEWGWFADLLHVAKVGPIISFMPIVLMGVLFGLAMDYQVFLVSRMREEYVHDAGSRKPATRRAAAIRAVRNGFTGSAKVVTAAGLIMFAVFVAFVPEGDSSLKPIALGLAAGIAIDAFLVRMTLIPALMAILGDHAWRIPGWLARILPHVDIEGEAVERERTLAAWPGDGSVVAADDLVLAADAPILEGLSLRVAPGEALVVTGRDAGVRRTLSLALAARIPAADGRLRIAGHLLPGRAAWVRAHVGWVDVAGSEHPLDDLREALRGRTGLVVVDGLDRLSPTAADQAAALLRDAAARTDEPLAVVATAASADAASALLREAGWRPDLLDLTAMRASASEHPSSVLREVTA, encoded by the coding sequence GTGTCCACGCTCCTGTCGTCGCTCGGTCGCTGGTCGTTCCGCCACCCCTGGCGCGTGCTCGTGTCATGGCTGCTCGTGCTCGGCGTCGCCGGCGGCGGGGCGCTGGTGCTCGGGTCCGGCACCGACAACTCGTTCTCGATCCCCGGCACCGAGTCGCAGGCGGGTCTGGAGCAGCTGGAGCGCACCTTCCCCCAGGTGAGCGGCACGAGCGCGCAGTTCATCGTCGTCGCCGCCGCCGGATCCGAGGTCACCGACGACGCGTATCGCGAGCCCATCGAGAAGGCCGTGGAACAGCTCGCCGACCTCGACGGCGTGCTCGCGGCCACCTCGCCGTTCGACGAGAACATCTCCGGCATGGTCAGCGACGACGACACCGCCGCCATCGCCCGACTGCAGTTCGATGGGCAGTCCACGGATGTGAGCGACGAGACGAAGGATGCGCTGCGCGCCGTGGTCACCGACCTGCAGGACGCCCTGCCCGCCGGCGCCGATGCCGAGCTCGGCGGCGACCTGTTCGCGATGTCGATCCCCGGCGTGACGCTCACCGAGGCGGTGGGCCTCGTGATCGCCCTGCTCGTGCTCATCGTCACGTTCCGGTCGTTCGTCGTGGCGGGCCTGCCGCTGCTGACCGCCGTGCTCGGAGTCGGGATCTCGATCGCCGGCATCTTCGCGGCCACCGCCTTCGCCTCGGTCTCGTCGACCACCCCGCTGCTGGCCCTCATGCTGGGTCTGGCCGTCGGCATCGACTACGCGCTGTTCATCATGGCCCGCCACCAGGATCAGGTGCGCGCGGGAACGGACCCCGAGGAGTCGGCGTCGCGCGCGACGGGCACCGCGGGCTCGGCGGTCGTGTTCGCCGGGATCACCGTGCTCATCGCACTCATCGGACTCGGCTTCGCCGGCATCCCCTTCCTCACGACGATGGGCATCGCCGCGGCCGTCGCCGTCGCGATCGCCGTGTTCATCGCCGTCACGCTCACCCCCGCCCTGCTGGGCCTGCTCAAGGGGCGGATCGTCGGCCGCCCGCGCCGCGCACGCGCCCCTCGCAAGGGGGCGGCAGACGCCGGCGAGGATGCAGAGCCCGCCCCGAGGCGCACGTTCTCGCAGCGCTGGGTCGGCGGGGTCACCAGGCATCCTGTGCTCGTCACGATCGCCGTCGTGCTCGGGCTGGGCGTCATGGCCGTGCCGGCGACCAGCCTCGACCTCGCCCTGCCCAACGCCGGCGTGCTGCCGAAGGGGTCGGAGGCGCGCACGACGTACGACCTGACCTCCGAGCACTTCGGCCCCGGCTCCAACGGCCCTCTCATCCTCACCGGCACGATCGTCACCTCCACCGACCCGCTCGGGCTCATGGAGGACCTGGAGGATGCGGTGGAGAAGATCGACGGCGTCGCCGAAGTGGCCCTCGCCACCCCGAACGAGACGGCCGACACCGGCATCGTGCAGGTCATCCCCACCACGGCCCCCGACGACCCTGCTACGGCGGATCTGGTGCGCGAGCTGCGTGCGCACCACGACGAATGGCTCGACGAGTTCGGCATCGACCTGAAGGTCACCGGGTTCACCGCGGTGGCGATCGACATCTCCGATCAACTCGGGGCGGCACTGCTGCCGTTCGGCGTGTTCGTCATCGGACTCTCGCTCGTGCTGCTGACGATCGTGTTCCGCTCGATCTGGGTGCCGATCACCGCGGCCCTGGGCTACCTGCTGTCGATCGTCGCCGCCTTCGGCGTGGTCGGCGCGGTGTTCGAGTGGGGCTGGTTCGCCGACCTGCTGCATGTGGCGAAGGTCGGTCCGATCATCAGCTTCATGCCCATCGTGCTCATGGGCGTTCTGTTCGGCCTCGCCATGGACTACCAGGTCTTCCTCGTCTCGCGGATGCGCGAGGAGTACGTGCACGACGCCGGATCGCGCAAGCCCGCCACGCGTCGCGCCGCCGCAATCCGCGCCGTCCGCAACGGGTTCACCGGGTCGGCGAAGGTCGTCACGGCGGCCGGGCTCATCATGTTCGCCGTGTTCGTCGCCTTCGTGCCGGAGGGCGATTCCAGTCTCAAGCCGATCGCGCTGGGGCTCGCGGCGGGCATCGCCATCGACGCGTTCCTCGTGCGGATGACGCTGATCCCCGCGCTCATGGCGATCCTCGGCGACCACGCCTGGCGCATCCCCGGCTGGCTCGCCCGCATCCTGCCGCACGTCGACATCGAGGGCGAGGCCGTGGAGCGCGAGCGCACCCTGGCGGCGTGGCCCGGCGACGGATCCGTCGTCGCCGCCGACGACCTCGTGCTCGCCGCCGACGCGCCCATCCTCGAGGGGCTCTCGCTGCGCGTCGCGCCGGGCGAGGCGCTCGTCGTGACCGGGCGCGACGCCGGGGTGCGGCGCACCCTGTCGCTCGCGCTCGCCGCGCGCATCCCTGCCGCCGACGGCCGCCTGCGCATCGCGGGGCACCTGCTGCCGGGACGCGCGGCCTGGGTGCGCGCCCACGTCGGCTGGGTCGACGTCGCCGGCTCCGAGCATCCGCTCGACGACCTGCGAGAGGCGCTGCGCGGACGCACCGGCCTCGTCGTCGTCGACGGCCTCGACCGGCTCTCGCCCACCGCCGCCGACCAGGCCGCCGCGCTCCTGCGCGACGCCGCCGCCCGCACCGACGAGCCTCTGGCCGTCGTCGCGACCGCGGCATCCGCCGACGCGGCGAGCGCCCTGCTGCGCGAGGCGGGATGGCGACCCGACCTGCTCGACCTCACCGCGATGCGGGCATCCGCATCCGAACACCCGTCTTCCGTCCTCCGCGAGGTGACCGCATGA
- a CDS encoding TetR/AcrR family transcriptional regulator, giving the protein MSTATRSRQNTRARLLEAASQVFAEVGLDGATVEAVCERAGFTRGAFYSNFESKDELFLELAGSVGAERLNSVRTRVEEMAADGALAEGCDPVDLVREVMDSGGDDRLGVMLMSEIRIRALRDEPFGAAYLAQEREMVAGIAQIITDIAVAGLLRLRIPAELAARMLMIVWEGMAVRGAMEGQDAEQLRHSGGEELGWLVQLLIEE; this is encoded by the coding sequence ATGTCGACGGCGACACGGAGCAGGCAGAACACGCGGGCGCGCCTGCTCGAGGCCGCCTCCCAGGTGTTCGCGGAGGTCGGGCTCGACGGTGCGACCGTCGAGGCGGTGTGCGAGCGGGCGGGCTTCACTCGAGGCGCCTTCTACTCCAACTTCGAGTCGAAGGATGAGCTGTTCCTCGAGCTGGCGGGCTCGGTCGGGGCGGAGCGCCTCAACTCCGTGCGCACCCGCGTCGAGGAGATGGCCGCCGATGGCGCGCTCGCTGAGGGGTGCGACCCGGTCGATCTGGTGCGCGAGGTCATGGACTCCGGCGGTGACGACCGTCTCGGCGTGATGCTGATGAGCGAGATACGCATCCGCGCTCTCCGTGACGAGCCGTTCGGCGCGGCCTACCTGGCGCAGGAGCGCGAGATGGTAGCCGGCATCGCGCAGATCATCACCGACATCGCCGTGGCTGGTCTGCTGCGGCTGCGCATCCCGGCCGAGCTCGCCGCCCGCATGCTCATGATCGTCTGGGAGGGAATGGCGGTGCGTGGTGCGATGGAGGGGCAGGACGCCGAGCAGTTGCGTCACTCCGGCGGCGAGGAGCTCGGCTGGCTGGTGCAGCTGCTCATCGAGGAGTAG
- the resB gene encoding cytochrome c biogenesis protein ResB produces MSTSPSDDDAQNRAADPLRPGDHIDSAERIESPRLGVAGWLRWGWRQLTSMRTALVLLLILAIAAIPGSIFPQRMADPNGVTQWQSDNPDLFPVLDALQLFDVYVSAWFSAVYLLLFLSLIGCVIPRIKHHLTALRSRPPRTPVRLQRLDDHTSTERFVAGADAATAAAATIDVAEKQLKALRYRVERYDDARGFSVSAERGYARETGNLLFHLAILGVLVVVGAGGGFAYTGQRVVIEGTSFVNTLLDYSSMNRGRFVADGALSPYRMTLDSFDVTYQPFGSKAQGQAGDFSANVTITEPGGEPRQEAVRVNHPLDVAGDKIYLLGNGYAPTITVRDAEGDVVFHEPVPFLPQNNSTMTSLGVVKVPDGLPEQLGMIGFFYPTAAPLESGALTSAFPELVNPVLTLNVYSGDLGIDDGTPRSVYVLDPTGMTQLTGGDTGVDSIELAPGETASLPGGIGSVTFENEAPEGSDGYSESVRRYVSLQIHHDASAVWVLVFAVLAVLGLLLALFVPRRRMWVKAAVVDGRVRLEYAGLARGEDPTLRAAVDELAAGHARLLDADGRTRPVPPDEHDGAPPNPETPRK; encoded by the coding sequence GTGTCGACCTCCCCCTCTGACGACGACGCGCAGAACCGCGCGGCCGATCCGCTGCGCCCCGGCGACCACATCGACTCCGCGGAGCGCATCGAGTCGCCGCGCCTGGGCGTGGCCGGCTGGCTGCGCTGGGGCTGGCGTCAGCTCACCTCCATGCGCACGGCGCTCGTGCTGCTGCTCATCCTCGCCATTGCGGCGATCCCCGGCTCGATCTTCCCGCAGCGGATGGCCGACCCCAACGGCGTCACGCAATGGCAGAGCGACAACCCCGATCTGTTCCCCGTGCTCGACGCCCTGCAGCTGTTCGACGTCTACGTGTCGGCGTGGTTCTCGGCGGTCTACCTGCTGCTGTTCCTCTCGCTCATCGGATGCGTCATCCCGCGCATCAAGCACCACCTCACGGCGCTGCGCTCGCGCCCGCCGCGCACACCCGTGCGGCTGCAGCGGCTCGACGACCACACCTCCACCGAGCGCTTCGTCGCCGGGGCGGATGCGGCGACGGCGGCCGCCGCGACGATCGACGTCGCCGAGAAGCAGCTGAAGGCGCTGCGCTACCGCGTCGAGCGCTACGACGACGCGCGGGGCTTCTCGGTCTCGGCCGAGCGCGGCTACGCCCGTGAGACGGGCAACCTGCTCTTCCATCTCGCGATCCTCGGGGTGCTCGTGGTCGTGGGCGCCGGCGGCGGCTTCGCATACACCGGCCAGCGCGTCGTGATCGAGGGCACGAGCTTCGTGAACACGCTGCTGGACTACTCCTCGATGAACCGCGGGCGCTTCGTCGCCGACGGCGCGCTCTCGCCGTACCGGATGACGCTGGACTCCTTCGACGTCACCTATCAGCCGTTCGGATCCAAGGCCCAGGGGCAGGCCGGCGACTTCTCCGCGAACGTGACGATCACCGAACCAGGCGGCGAGCCGCGGCAGGAGGCGGTGCGGGTGAACCATCCGCTCGACGTCGCGGGCGACAAGATCTACCTGCTCGGCAACGGCTACGCCCCCACGATCACGGTGCGCGACGCCGAGGGCGACGTCGTGTTCCACGAGCCCGTGCCGTTCCTGCCGCAGAACAACAGCACGATGACCTCGCTGGGGGTCGTGAAAGTTCCCGACGGACTGCCCGAGCAGCTCGGCATGATCGGCTTCTTCTACCCGACGGCCGCGCCCCTGGAATCGGGCGCGCTCACCTCGGCGTTCCCCGAGCTGGTCAACCCCGTCCTCACGCTGAACGTCTACTCCGGCGACCTCGGCATCGACGACGGCACGCCCCGCTCCGTCTACGTGCTCGATCCCACCGGCATGACCCAGCTGACCGGCGGCGATACGGGCGTCGACTCGATCGAGCTCGCCCCGGGCGAGACGGCCTCGCTGCCAGGCGGCATCGGATCGGTCACCTTCGAGAACGAGGCTCCGGAGGGATCCGACGGCTACTCCGAGTCGGTGCGCCGCTACGTGTCGCTGCAGATCCACCATGACGCCTCGGCGGTGTGGGTGCTCGTGTTCGCCGTGCTGGCCGTGCTCGGCCTGCTGCTCGCGCTGTTCGTGCCCCGGCGCCGGATGTGGGTGAAGGCCGCCGTCGTCGACGGGCGTGTGCGCCTGGAGTACGCAGGTCTCGCGCGCGGCGAGGATCCCACGCTGCGTGCAGCGGTCGACGAGCTCGCCGCGGGTCACGCCCGCCTGCTCGACGCCGATGGACGCACCAGGCCGGTCCCGCCCGACGAGCATGACGGAGCACCCCCGAACCCCGAGACACCGCGAAAGTAG
- a CDS encoding CopG family transcriptional regulator, whose product MRRTNIYLEDRQTKELDRLAKDAGVPRAEIIRRLLDRALIGEDIGPAALLGAIDASFGALAIEVPERGATERDRHLDDVWAVG is encoded by the coding sequence ATGCGGCGGACGAACATCTACCTTGAGGATCGCCAGACGAAAGAACTCGACCGTCTGGCGAAGGATGCGGGTGTCCCGCGCGCTGAGATCATCCGTCGTCTCCTCGATCGGGCGCTCATCGGCGAGGACATCGGTCCCGCGGCGCTCCTCGGTGCTATCGATGCGTCCTTTGGAGCGCTGGCCATCGAGGTCCCTGAGAGAGGAGCCACGGAGCGCGATCGTCATCTCGATGACGTGTGGGCCGTGGGATGA
- a CDS encoding mannitol dehydrogenase family protein has protein sequence MTGPIRPETATVRLSRATLRDLPAEVAVPDYLDDETPVGVVHIGVGNFHRSHQAMYLDRLLAARSDGAVAICGIGVRPEDRPLLMALQEQTGLYSLSLFAPDGTVDTRIIGSLRNVLLLPDAPDDALARLCDPEVRIVSLTITESGYVEDATTGRRAADDRAVRVETADGLTTPQTAFGLIVAALRARRTAGTSPFTVMSCDNIQRNGAIARASVVETARLVDPDLADWIDGNVAFPSTMVDRITPSPTPSQLALVDGVLGLRDKAPVVAEPFVQWILEDDFPSGRPPLEDVGAIFTDDIGSYESMKLRLLNGAHQVLAYVGLLRGHRFAHEAVADPVVRHWLDVYWRELALPTLDLPDGVDGDDYLRTLLERFGNPAIADTLERLATDSSARMAKFVLPVLVDARDRPGFAELTAVILESWVTAVRSSSSDLISSGVPSDVHAAIAGGSPLLSAVDWLRPLSADPALSLAMTAVRETFDALGPSEGLERLLSQAPGCAQEAS, from the coding sequence ATGACCGGTCCGATCCGCCCGGAAACCGCTACAGTGCGGCTGAGCCGTGCAACGCTGCGAGACCTTCCGGCCGAGGTCGCCGTTCCCGACTATCTCGACGACGAAACGCCCGTCGGCGTCGTCCATATCGGCGTCGGGAACTTCCACCGCTCCCACCAGGCGATGTACCTCGACCGCCTCCTCGCGGCGCGGAGCGACGGCGCCGTCGCGATCTGCGGCATCGGCGTGCGCCCCGAGGATCGGCCGCTGCTGATGGCGTTGCAGGAGCAGACCGGGCTCTACAGCCTGTCTCTGTTCGCTCCCGATGGGACCGTCGATACCCGCATCATCGGATCCTTGCGAAACGTCCTGCTGCTGCCCGATGCGCCAGACGACGCACTGGCCCGCCTCTGCGACCCGGAGGTCAGGATCGTCAGCCTGACGATCACCGAGAGCGGTTACGTCGAGGATGCGACCACGGGCCGACGCGCTGCAGACGACCGAGCCGTCCGCGTGGAGACTGCCGACGGTCTGACGACGCCCCAGACGGCATTCGGCCTGATCGTCGCGGCGCTGCGCGCCAGGCGCACCGCCGGGACGTCTCCCTTCACTGTCATGTCCTGCGACAACATCCAAAGGAATGGAGCTATCGCGCGAGCGAGCGTCGTGGAGACCGCGCGCCTCGTCGACCCCGACCTCGCCGACTGGATCGACGGCAACGTCGCGTTCCCGAGCACCATGGTCGATCGGATCACGCCCAGCCCGACCCCAAGCCAGCTCGCGCTCGTGGATGGGGTGCTCGGGCTTCGCGACAAGGCGCCGGTCGTGGCTGAACCCTTTGTCCAGTGGATACTCGAGGACGACTTCCCGTCGGGACGTCCGCCGCTGGAGGACGTCGGCGCAATCTTCACGGACGACATCGGCTCCTACGAGTCGATGAAGCTCCGCCTACTCAACGGCGCGCATCAGGTGCTGGCCTACGTCGGTCTCCTCCGTGGGCATCGATTCGCCCACGAAGCCGTGGCGGACCCCGTGGTCCGCCACTGGCTGGACGTGTACTGGCGCGAGCTCGCGCTCCCGACTCTCGACCTACCCGACGGGGTCGACGGCGACGACTACCTCCGCACGCTCCTCGAGCGCTTCGGCAACCCGGCCATCGCAGACACGCTCGAGCGCCTGGCGACGGACTCCAGTGCCAGGATGGCGAAGTTCGTTCTCCCTGTTCTCGTCGACGCCCGCGACCGTCCCGGCTTCGCCGAGTTGACCGCGGTGATCCTCGAGAGCTGGGTCACCGCCGTCAGGTCGAGTTCCTCCGATCTGATCTCTTCCGGCGTCCCATCCGACGTGCACGCGGCGATCGCCGGCGGGAGCCCGCTCCTCTCCGCGGTGGACTGGCTGAGGCCTCTGTCGGCGGACCCTGCCCTGTCACTGGCCATGACCGCGGTACGGGAGACGTTCGATGCCCTCGGACCGTCGGAGGGATTGGAGCGCCTTCTGTCGCAGGCACCTGGCTGCGCGCAGGAAGCGTCCTAG
- a CDS encoding type II toxin-antitoxin system VapC family toxin yields MILVDTDVLIAHLRGVPEAHAWLRDAAGRDSLAMSVVTIAEITGGMRSAERREVQTLLHAIPSIPIGELIARRAGDLRREFHRSHSGIGTADYLIAATAETAGARLATLNVKHFPMFPDLAAPFTRG; encoded by the coding sequence ATGATCCTCGTCGATACGGATGTGCTGATCGCTCATCTTCGCGGCGTTCCGGAAGCGCACGCCTGGTTGCGCGATGCTGCGGGTCGCGATTCGCTGGCGATGAGCGTCGTGACGATCGCGGAGATCACCGGAGGCATGCGAAGCGCTGAGCGACGAGAGGTGCAGACGCTGCTCCACGCGATCCCGTCGATTCCGATCGGTGAGCTCATCGCCCGCCGTGCAGGCGATCTTCGCCGCGAGTTCCATCGGAGTCATTCCGGCATCGGCACGGCCGACTACTTGATCGCGGCCACCGCGGAGACGGCTGGAGCCCGACTGGCGACCCTGAACGTAAAGCACTTCCCGATGTTCCCCGACCTGGCAGCGCCCTTCACTCGGGGGTGA
- the ccsB gene encoding c-type cytochrome biogenesis protein CcsB, with protein sequence MDLDSLSVLLIWTAIAIYAAAFVAYVFDLARRSQVATDARYGEQAAPTLVGAAVGAVGSGAPARQDASASVAGAGAGAGAGTKPRFVMARIGMSLTVLGFLFHLGGEVLRGVAAGRVPWSNMYEFAMTGTLLIIAVYIAVNVRLDLKYLGTFILGLVVVLLGGAATNFYVVVVPLADPLKSVWLVIHVFVATLGTAFFALAFSLSVLQLLQHRRERFVVAGAEKKGLRFLTTLPSSVRLESLAYRFATVGFILWTFTLIAGSIWAQDAWGRYWGFDTKETWTFIIWVLYAGYIHARATRGWRGTRSAWLSIVGFAAVLFNFTIVNLFFKGLHVYSGLS encoded by the coding sequence ATGGACCTCGACTCCCTGTCGGTGCTGCTGATCTGGACCGCGATCGCGATCTACGCGGCGGCCTTCGTCGCCTACGTGTTCGACCTCGCCCGGCGCTCCCAGGTGGCGACGGACGCCCGATACGGGGAACAGGCCGCACCCACCCTCGTCGGCGCTGCGGTCGGAGCGGTCGGATCCGGGGCACCCGCGCGGCAGGATGCGTCCGCATCCGTCGCGGGCGCCGGTGCCGGTGCTGGCGCGGGCACCAAGCCCCGCTTCGTCATGGCGCGGATCGGCATGTCGCTCACCGTGCTCGGGTTCCTGTTCCACCTCGGCGGCGAGGTGCTGCGCGGGGTCGCCGCCGGGCGCGTGCCGTGGTCGAACATGTACGAGTTCGCGATGACGGGAACGCTGCTCATCATCGCCGTCTACATCGCCGTCAACGTGCGCCTGGACCTGAAGTACCTGGGCACGTTCATCCTCGGCCTCGTCGTGGTGCTGCTCGGCGGTGCCGCCACCAACTTCTACGTCGTGGTCGTGCCGCTGGCCGACCCGCTCAAGAGCGTGTGGCTCGTGATCCACGTCTTCGTCGCGACATTGGGCACGGCGTTCTTCGCGCTGGCGTTCTCGCTGTCGGTGCTCCAGCTCCTGCAGCACCGCAGGGAACGGTTCGTGGTGGCCGGGGCAGAGAAGAAGGGGCTGCGCTTCCTCACGACGCTGCCGTCGTCGGTGCGACTGGAGAGCCTCGCCTACCGTTTCGCCACCGTGGGGTTCATCCTCTGGACGTTCACGCTCATCGCCGGCTCGATCTGGGCGCAGGATGCCTGGGGCCGGTACTGGGGCTTCGACACCAAGGAGACGTGGACCTTCATCATCTGGGTGCTCTACGCGGGCTACATCCACGCACGGGCGACGCGCGGCTGGCGCGGCACGCGCTCGGCGTGGCTGTCGATCGTCGGCTTCGCCGCCGTGCTGTTCAACTTCACGATCGTGAACCTCTTCTTCAAGGGTCTGCACGTCTACTCCGGCCTGAGCTGA
- a CDS encoding YhgE/Pip family protein translates to MTTLIERARTSRPVTWLTVLGVLLLPAAIGGVFVAALQNPTERLEEMSAAIVNLDDPVEIDGQLAPLGRQLSAGLVEGTGDDDSNLTWVISNEKDAASGLADGTYQAVVTIPEDFSASATSAGRSMSGEAVDPEKATISVTTAPDGRVADGLIANQIATVAASTMGTTLSESTLENVLVGFSTLGDSIGQAADGAAQLASGTAEAASGAARLPAGAQGIASGAGGLASGASDLSAGLGTIGQGARGVQNGAAQLGAGLLSGADQLEAQGIVPQQLLDAAAGSAQAAAGVDGGLGQLSDGLAGLTAVCGAQASPEFCAQLQALADGAAELRDGSSLAAQAAAGTSDGLTQLAAQAPASIAAQLRTAGQGAYDLAGGAGQLAGGIEQSASGASALADGATQLQSGAAQLGTGASSLADGLGSLASGTSDLASGLRQAADSLPSYSDDEATSLASVVASPVQSESDSGMFGPTAIPVLAAVVLWFGALASFIALRAVSARTLASRRPSIGLVLRALAPAAAIGAGQGLLVALIVQTVAGYDPAQWWGFAGVAVLTGVAFAAINQALVAVLSGTGRWVGAVVGVTAIAAAIISTLPGWLASVASALPTSPAATALLGASGTETNGVGSAVAGLIVWAVLAIGATTLAVARRRTTTAKAVLASA, encoded by the coding sequence ATGACCACCCTGATCGAACGCGCGCGCACGAGCCGCCCGGTGACCTGGCTCACCGTGCTCGGCGTGCTGCTGCTGCCCGCCGCGATCGGCGGCGTGTTCGTCGCCGCACTGCAGAATCCCACCGAACGCCTCGAGGAGATGTCGGCGGCGATCGTCAACCTCGACGACCCGGTCGAGATCGACGGCCAGCTCGCTCCGCTCGGCCGCCAGCTGTCGGCCGGACTCGTGGAGGGCACCGGAGACGACGACTCCAACCTCACCTGGGTGATCTCGAACGAGAAGGATGCCGCCTCCGGCCTCGCCGACGGCACCTACCAGGCCGTCGTGACGATCCCCGAGGACTTCTCCGCCTCCGCCACCTCCGCCGGCCGCTCGATGAGCGGCGAGGCGGTGGATCCCGAGAAGGCCACGATCTCGGTCACCACAGCGCCCGACGGCCGAGTCGCCGACGGGCTCATCGCGAACCAGATCGCCACCGTCGCCGCATCAACGATGGGCACGACTCTGTCGGAGTCGACGTTGGAGAACGTGCTCGTGGGCTTCAGCACCCTCGGCGACAGCATCGGCCAGGCCGCGGACGGCGCCGCGCAGCTCGCCTCGGGAACGGCCGAAGCGGCCTCCGGTGCGGCGCGGCTGCCCGCCGGAGCCCAGGGAATCGCTTCGGGCGCCGGCGGGCTCGCGTCCGGCGCCTCGGACCTCTCCGCGGGGCTCGGCACGATCGGCCAAGGTGCGCGCGGCGTGCAGAACGGCGCCGCACAGCTCGGCGCGGGTCTCCTCTCCGGAGCCGACCAGCTCGAGGCGCAGGGAATCGTGCCGCAGCAGCTGTTGGACGCGGCTGCCGGGTCCGCTCAGGCCGCCGCCGGCGTCGACGGCGGTCTCGGCCAGCTCTCCGACGGCCTGGCCGGGCTCACCGCGGTGTGCGGCGCGCAGGCGTCGCCGGAGTTCTGCGCGCAGCTGCAGGCGCTCGCGGACGGCGCCGCCGAGCTGCGGGACGGCTCCTCCCTCGCCGCACAGGCCGCGGCAGGAACCTCCGACGGCCTCACCCAGCTCGCCGCGCAGGCGCCGGCGTCGATCGCCGCGCAGCTGCGCACCGCCGGTCAGGGGGCGTACGACCTCGCGGGCGGCGCGGGCCAGCTCGCGGGCGGCATCGAGCAGAGCGCCTCGGGCGCATCCGCTCTGGCCGACGGCGCCACGCAGCTGCAGAGCGGCGCCGCGCAGCTGGGAACGGGGGCATCCTCGCTCGCCGACGGGCTGGGCTCGCTGGCCTCCGGTACGTCCGACCTCGCCTCGGGGCTGCGTCAGGCGGCCGACTCGCTGCCCTCCTATTCCGACGATGAGGCCACCTCGCTCGCCTCGGTCGTCGCCTCTCCCGTGCAGTCCGAATCGGACAGCGGGATGTTCGGGCCCACCGCGATCCCTGTGCTCGCGGCCGTCGTGCTGTGGTTCGGCGCGCTGGCCTCGTTCATCGCCCTGCGGGCCGTCTCGGCGCGCACCCTCGCCTCGCGACGCCCCTCGATCGGGCTCGTGCTCCGCGCGCTCGCCCCGGCGGCGGCGATCGGTGCAGGTCAAGGTCTGCTCGTCGCGCTGATCGTGCAGACGGTCGCCGGCTACGACCCGGCCCAGTGGTGGGGCTTCGCGGGTGTCGCGGTGCTCACCGGCGTCGCCTTCGCGGCGATCAACCAGGCGCTCGTGGCCGTGCTGAGCGGAACGGGTCGCTGGGTCGGCGCCGTCGTGGGTGTGACCGCCATCGCCGCGGCGATCATCTCGACCCTCCCCGGCTGGCTCGCCTCTGTCGCCTCCGCCCTGCCGACATCGCCCGCCGCCACGGCGCTGCTGGGCGCGAGCGGGACGGAGACGAATGGCGTGGGATCGGCGGTCGCGGGGCTCATCGTGTGGGCCGTGCTGGCGATCGGCGCCACGACGCTCGCCGTGGCACGCCGCCGCACCACGACCGCGAAGGCCGTGCTCGCCTCCGCCTGA